The following coding sequences are from one Ammospiza nelsoni isolate bAmmNel1 chromosome 5, bAmmNel1.pri, whole genome shotgun sequence window:
- the OPTN gene encoding optineurin isoform X4 encodes MSSKSKGRPAENGEHSKSKMENGVDSMAAPALNTYTPEEMVQQMKELITENNELKEAMKLHNQAMKDRYEELSTWREKQKEEREFYELKFKEAKQCLQAKCIENEQLQQQLQSLKEREEGAEMEAPEKEVRQLKAQVQRLQAEKADLLAIISELQLKLNISAEDSFVEIGMNEGEINRTAKEHQENSGEMPSDVAVYMSKSADESKNLESEELTVSQLLCSLRNETQKREKLEEELQDHRERLSKLEKETRNCLESGTQTEQEEESSEAVGSEVEALNLQVCALFKELQEAHEKLKEAELIQKKLQEKCQVLERKSLAAASELEEKQQLIYTIKKLELQVESMQAEVKLEQAKTHEEKTRYNNLQDSYSKLLPELTEAKKKIDEMKLKELDRVDKAVVEQLTAKVELAEQALAAKQLQIDEMKQLIAKQEEDLETMSVLRAQMEVYCSDFHAERAAREKIHEEKEQLAVQLAYLLKEQQNFEDLGRSLAEMQSRHGARMPDGERSPHLVQRGTNSQDWPEQRNISIYACPKCEEILPDLDTLQIHVMDCIN; translated from the exons ATGTCCAGCAAGTCGAAGGGCCGTCCTGCTGAAAATGGAGAGCATTCCAAgagcaaaatggaaaatggagTGGACAGcatggcagccccagcccttaaCACCTACACTCCGGAAGAGATGGTGCAACAGATGAAAGAACTAATCACTGAGAACAATGAGTTAAAAG AAGCCATGAAGTTGCACAACCAAGCTATGAAGGACCGATATGAGGAACTTTCCACCtggagagagaagcagaaagaagagCGAGAATTTTATGAGTTAAAGTTTAAGGAGGCAAAGCAGTGCCTGCAGGCCAAGTGCATTGAAAATGAACAGCTACAGCAGCAACTTCAGAGcttaaaggaaagagaagaaggagCTGAAATG GAGGCTCCTGAGAAggaggtgaggcagctgaaggcCCAGGTGCAGCGGCTCCAGGCTGAGAAGGCAGATCTGCTCGCCAtcatttcagagctgcagctcaagCTGAACATCTCAGCTGAGGATTCCTTTGTGGAGATTGGGATGAAT GAAGGGGAAATAAATAGAACTGCAAAGGAACATCAAGAGAATAGTGGTGAAATGCCCAGTGATGTTGCTGTCTACAT GAGCAAATCTGCAGATGAATCAAAGAATTTGGAGTCTGAGGAGCTAACTGTgagccagctgctctgcagccttaGAAATGAAACTCAGAAGAGGGAAAAActtgaggaggagctgcaggatcaCAGAGAGAG actgtcaaagctggagaaggagacCAGAAACTGCCTGGAGAGTGGGACACAAACTGAACAGGAAGAAGAGAGTTCAGAAGCT gTTGGCAGTGAAGTAGAAGCCCTGAATCTGCAAGTCTGTGCTCTGTTTAAAGAGCTTCAGGAAGCCCATGAGAAGTTAAAAGAAGCAGAATTGATTCAGAAGAAACTTCAAGAAAA GTGCCAGgtactggaaagaaaaagcttgGCTGCTGCATCAGAAttggaggagaagcagcagctgataTACACCATCAAGAAGCTGGAACTTCAGGTGGAGAGTATGCAGGCAGAGGTCAAGCTGGAACAAGCCAAGACACATGAAGAAAA GACAAGATACAATAACCTCCAGGATTCATATAGCAAGCTCCTTCCAGAACTCactgaggcaaagaaaaaaattgatgaAATGAAACTCAAAGAG CTGGACAGAGTAGATAAAGCTGTGGTGGAACAACTGACAGCAAAGGTGGAGTTGGCAGAACAAGCCCTTGCTGCAAAGCAGCTCCAGATAGATGAAATGAAGCAGCTAATTGCTAAGCAAGAGGAGGACCTTGAAACTATGTCTGTGCTCCGTGCTCAG ATGGAGGTTTATTGTTCTGATTTCCATGCTGAGAGGGCAGCAAGAGAGAAGATCCATGAGGAGAAGGAGCAGTTGGCTGTCCAGCTGGCATACCTActaaaagagcagcaaaacttTGAAGACCTTGGCCG CTCTCTGGCAGAGATGCAGAGTCGCCACGGAGCCAGGATGCCGGATGGGGAGCGCTCACCTCACCTTGTCCAAAGAG GAACCAATAGTCAAGACTGGCCAGAGCAGCggaatatttctatttatgCATGTCCTAAATGTGAAGAAATTCTACCTGATTTGGACACACTGCAGATTCATGTTATGGACTGCATTAATTGA
- the OPTN gene encoding optineurin isoform X1 — translation MSSKSKGRPAENGEHSKSKMENGVDSMAAPALNTYTPEEMVQQMKELITENNELKEAMKLHNQAMKDRYEELSTWREKQKEEREFYELKFKEAKQCLQAKCIENEQLQQQLQSLKEREEGAEMEAPEKEVRQLKAQVQRLQAEKADLLAIISELQLKLNISAEDSFVEIGMNEGEINRTAKEHQENSGEMPSDVAVYIRSKSADESKNLESEELTVSQLLCSLRNETQKREKLEEELQDHRERLSKLEKETRNCLESGTQTEQEEESSEAVGSEVEALNLQVCALFKELQEAHEKLKEAELIQKKLQEKCQVLERKSLAAASELEEKQQLIYTIKKLELQVESMQAEVKLEQAKTHEEKTRYNNLQDSYSKLLPELTEAKKKIDEMKLKELDRVDKAVVEQLTAKVELAEQALAAKQLQIDEMKQLIAKQEEDLETMSVLRAQMEVYCSDFHAERAAREKIHEEKEQLAVQLAYLLKEQQNFEDLGRSSLAEMQSRHGARMPDGERSPHLVQRGTNSQDWPEQRNISIYACPKCEEILPDLDTLQIHVMDCIN, via the exons ATGTCCAGCAAGTCGAAGGGCCGTCCTGCTGAAAATGGAGAGCATTCCAAgagcaaaatggaaaatggagTGGACAGcatggcagccccagcccttaaCACCTACACTCCGGAAGAGATGGTGCAACAGATGAAAGAACTAATCACTGAGAACAATGAGTTAAAAG AAGCCATGAAGTTGCACAACCAAGCTATGAAGGACCGATATGAGGAACTTTCCACCtggagagagaagcagaaagaagagCGAGAATTTTATGAGTTAAAGTTTAAGGAGGCAAAGCAGTGCCTGCAGGCCAAGTGCATTGAAAATGAACAGCTACAGCAGCAACTTCAGAGcttaaaggaaagagaagaaggagCTGAAATG GAGGCTCCTGAGAAggaggtgaggcagctgaaggcCCAGGTGCAGCGGCTCCAGGCTGAGAAGGCAGATCTGCTCGCCAtcatttcagagctgcagctcaagCTGAACATCTCAGCTGAGGATTCCTTTGTGGAGATTGGGATGAAT GAAGGGGAAATAAATAGAACTGCAAAGGAACATCAAGAGAATAGTGGTGAAATGCCCAGTGATGTTGCTGTCTACAT CAGGAGCAAATCTGCAGATGAATCAAAGAATTTGGAGTCTGAGGAGCTAACTGTgagccagctgctctgcagccttaGAAATGAAACTCAGAAGAGGGAAAAActtgaggaggagctgcaggatcaCAGAGAGAG actgtcaaagctggagaaggagacCAGAAACTGCCTGGAGAGTGGGACACAAACTGAACAGGAAGAAGAGAGTTCAGAAGCT gTTGGCAGTGAAGTAGAAGCCCTGAATCTGCAAGTCTGTGCTCTGTTTAAAGAGCTTCAGGAAGCCCATGAGAAGTTAAAAGAAGCAGAATTGATTCAGAAGAAACTTCAAGAAAA GTGCCAGgtactggaaagaaaaagcttgGCTGCTGCATCAGAAttggaggagaagcagcagctgataTACACCATCAAGAAGCTGGAACTTCAGGTGGAGAGTATGCAGGCAGAGGTCAAGCTGGAACAAGCCAAGACACATGAAGAAAA GACAAGATACAATAACCTCCAGGATTCATATAGCAAGCTCCTTCCAGAACTCactgaggcaaagaaaaaaattgatgaAATGAAACTCAAAGAG CTGGACAGAGTAGATAAAGCTGTGGTGGAACAACTGACAGCAAAGGTGGAGTTGGCAGAACAAGCCCTTGCTGCAAAGCAGCTCCAGATAGATGAAATGAAGCAGCTAATTGCTAAGCAAGAGGAGGACCTTGAAACTATGTCTGTGCTCCGTGCTCAG ATGGAGGTTTATTGTTCTGATTTCCATGCTGAGAGGGCAGCAAGAGAGAAGATCCATGAGGAGAAGGAGCAGTTGGCTGTCCAGCTGGCATACCTActaaaagagcagcaaaacttTGAAGACCTTGGCCG AAGCTCTCTGGCAGAGATGCAGAGTCGCCACGGAGCCAGGATGCCGGATGGGGAGCGCTCACCTCACCTTGTCCAAAGAG GAACCAATAGTCAAGACTGGCCAGAGCAGCggaatatttctatttatgCATGTCCTAAATGTGAAGAAATTCTACCTGATTTGGACACACTGCAGATTCATGTTATGGACTGCATTAATTGA
- the OPTN gene encoding optineurin isoform X2 has product MSSKSKGRPAENGEHSKSKMENGVDSMAAPALNTYTPEEMVQQMKELITENNELKEAMKLHNQAMKDRYEELSTWREKQKEEREFYELKFKEAKQCLQAKCIENEQLQQQLQSLKEREEGAEMEAPEKEVRQLKAQVQRLQAEKADLLAIISELQLKLNISAEDSFVEIGMNEGEINRTAKEHQENSGEMPSDVAVYMSKSADESKNLESEELTVSQLLCSLRNETQKREKLEEELQDHRERLSKLEKETRNCLESGTQTEQEEESSEAVGSEVEALNLQVCALFKELQEAHEKLKEAELIQKKLQEKCQVLERKSLAAASELEEKQQLIYTIKKLELQVESMQAEVKLEQAKTHEEKTRYNNLQDSYSKLLPELTEAKKKIDEMKLKELDRVDKAVVEQLTAKVELAEQALAAKQLQIDEMKQLIAKQEEDLETMSVLRAQMEVYCSDFHAERAAREKIHEEKEQLAVQLAYLLKEQQNFEDLGRSSLAEMQSRHGARMPDGERSPHLVQRGTNSQDWPEQRNISIYACPKCEEILPDLDTLQIHVMDCIN; this is encoded by the exons ATGTCCAGCAAGTCGAAGGGCCGTCCTGCTGAAAATGGAGAGCATTCCAAgagcaaaatggaaaatggagTGGACAGcatggcagccccagcccttaaCACCTACACTCCGGAAGAGATGGTGCAACAGATGAAAGAACTAATCACTGAGAACAATGAGTTAAAAG AAGCCATGAAGTTGCACAACCAAGCTATGAAGGACCGATATGAGGAACTTTCCACCtggagagagaagcagaaagaagagCGAGAATTTTATGAGTTAAAGTTTAAGGAGGCAAAGCAGTGCCTGCAGGCCAAGTGCATTGAAAATGAACAGCTACAGCAGCAACTTCAGAGcttaaaggaaagagaagaaggagCTGAAATG GAGGCTCCTGAGAAggaggtgaggcagctgaaggcCCAGGTGCAGCGGCTCCAGGCTGAGAAGGCAGATCTGCTCGCCAtcatttcagagctgcagctcaagCTGAACATCTCAGCTGAGGATTCCTTTGTGGAGATTGGGATGAAT GAAGGGGAAATAAATAGAACTGCAAAGGAACATCAAGAGAATAGTGGTGAAATGCCCAGTGATGTTGCTGTCTACAT GAGCAAATCTGCAGATGAATCAAAGAATTTGGAGTCTGAGGAGCTAACTGTgagccagctgctctgcagccttaGAAATGAAACTCAGAAGAGGGAAAAActtgaggaggagctgcaggatcaCAGAGAGAG actgtcaaagctggagaaggagacCAGAAACTGCCTGGAGAGTGGGACACAAACTGAACAGGAAGAAGAGAGTTCAGAAGCT gTTGGCAGTGAAGTAGAAGCCCTGAATCTGCAAGTCTGTGCTCTGTTTAAAGAGCTTCAGGAAGCCCATGAGAAGTTAAAAGAAGCAGAATTGATTCAGAAGAAACTTCAAGAAAA GTGCCAGgtactggaaagaaaaagcttgGCTGCTGCATCAGAAttggaggagaagcagcagctgataTACACCATCAAGAAGCTGGAACTTCAGGTGGAGAGTATGCAGGCAGAGGTCAAGCTGGAACAAGCCAAGACACATGAAGAAAA GACAAGATACAATAACCTCCAGGATTCATATAGCAAGCTCCTTCCAGAACTCactgaggcaaagaaaaaaattgatgaAATGAAACTCAAAGAG CTGGACAGAGTAGATAAAGCTGTGGTGGAACAACTGACAGCAAAGGTGGAGTTGGCAGAACAAGCCCTTGCTGCAAAGCAGCTCCAGATAGATGAAATGAAGCAGCTAATTGCTAAGCAAGAGGAGGACCTTGAAACTATGTCTGTGCTCCGTGCTCAG ATGGAGGTTTATTGTTCTGATTTCCATGCTGAGAGGGCAGCAAGAGAGAAGATCCATGAGGAGAAGGAGCAGTTGGCTGTCCAGCTGGCATACCTActaaaagagcagcaaaacttTGAAGACCTTGGCCG AAGCTCTCTGGCAGAGATGCAGAGTCGCCACGGAGCCAGGATGCCGGATGGGGAGCGCTCACCTCACCTTGTCCAAAGAG GAACCAATAGTCAAGACTGGCCAGAGCAGCggaatatttctatttatgCATGTCCTAAATGTGAAGAAATTCTACCTGATTTGGACACACTGCAGATTCATGTTATGGACTGCATTAATTGA
- the OPTN gene encoding optineurin isoform X3: MSSKSKGRPAENGEHSKSKMENGVDSMAAPALNTYTPEEMVQQMKELITENNELKEAMKLHNQAMKDRYEELSTWREKQKEEREFYELKFKEAKQCLQAKCIENEQLQQQLQSLKEREEGAEMEAPEKEVRQLKAQVQRLQAEKADLLAIISELQLKLNISAEDSFVEIGMNEGEINRTAKEHQENSGEMPSDVAVYIRSKSADESKNLESEELTVSQLLCSLRNETQKREKLEEELQDHRERLSKLEKETRNCLESGTQTEQEEESSEAVGSEVEALNLQVCALFKELQEAHEKLKEAELIQKKLQEKCQVLERKSLAAASELEEKQQLIYTIKKLELQVESMQAEVKLEQAKTHEEKTRYNNLQDSYSKLLPELTEAKKKIDEMKLKELDRVDKAVVEQLTAKVELAEQALAAKQLQIDEMKQLIAKQEEDLETMSVLRAQMEVYCSDFHAERAAREKIHEEKEQLAVQLAYLLKEQQNFEDLGRSLAEMQSRHGARMPDGERSPHLVQRGTNSQDWPEQRNISIYACPKCEEILPDLDTLQIHVMDCIN; encoded by the exons ATGTCCAGCAAGTCGAAGGGCCGTCCTGCTGAAAATGGAGAGCATTCCAAgagcaaaatggaaaatggagTGGACAGcatggcagccccagcccttaaCACCTACACTCCGGAAGAGATGGTGCAACAGATGAAAGAACTAATCACTGAGAACAATGAGTTAAAAG AAGCCATGAAGTTGCACAACCAAGCTATGAAGGACCGATATGAGGAACTTTCCACCtggagagagaagcagaaagaagagCGAGAATTTTATGAGTTAAAGTTTAAGGAGGCAAAGCAGTGCCTGCAGGCCAAGTGCATTGAAAATGAACAGCTACAGCAGCAACTTCAGAGcttaaaggaaagagaagaaggagCTGAAATG GAGGCTCCTGAGAAggaggtgaggcagctgaaggcCCAGGTGCAGCGGCTCCAGGCTGAGAAGGCAGATCTGCTCGCCAtcatttcagagctgcagctcaagCTGAACATCTCAGCTGAGGATTCCTTTGTGGAGATTGGGATGAAT GAAGGGGAAATAAATAGAACTGCAAAGGAACATCAAGAGAATAGTGGTGAAATGCCCAGTGATGTTGCTGTCTACAT CAGGAGCAAATCTGCAGATGAATCAAAGAATTTGGAGTCTGAGGAGCTAACTGTgagccagctgctctgcagccttaGAAATGAAACTCAGAAGAGGGAAAAActtgaggaggagctgcaggatcaCAGAGAGAG actgtcaaagctggagaaggagacCAGAAACTGCCTGGAGAGTGGGACACAAACTGAACAGGAAGAAGAGAGTTCAGAAGCT gTTGGCAGTGAAGTAGAAGCCCTGAATCTGCAAGTCTGTGCTCTGTTTAAAGAGCTTCAGGAAGCCCATGAGAAGTTAAAAGAAGCAGAATTGATTCAGAAGAAACTTCAAGAAAA GTGCCAGgtactggaaagaaaaagcttgGCTGCTGCATCAGAAttggaggagaagcagcagctgataTACACCATCAAGAAGCTGGAACTTCAGGTGGAGAGTATGCAGGCAGAGGTCAAGCTGGAACAAGCCAAGACACATGAAGAAAA GACAAGATACAATAACCTCCAGGATTCATATAGCAAGCTCCTTCCAGAACTCactgaggcaaagaaaaaaattgatgaAATGAAACTCAAAGAG CTGGACAGAGTAGATAAAGCTGTGGTGGAACAACTGACAGCAAAGGTGGAGTTGGCAGAACAAGCCCTTGCTGCAAAGCAGCTCCAGATAGATGAAATGAAGCAGCTAATTGCTAAGCAAGAGGAGGACCTTGAAACTATGTCTGTGCTCCGTGCTCAG ATGGAGGTTTATTGTTCTGATTTCCATGCTGAGAGGGCAGCAAGAGAGAAGATCCATGAGGAGAAGGAGCAGTTGGCTGTCCAGCTGGCATACCTActaaaagagcagcaaaacttTGAAGACCTTGGCCG CTCTCTGGCAGAGATGCAGAGTCGCCACGGAGCCAGGATGCCGGATGGGGAGCGCTCACCTCACCTTGTCCAAAGAG GAACCAATAGTCAAGACTGGCCAGAGCAGCggaatatttctatttatgCATGTCCTAAATGTGAAGAAATTCTACCTGATTTGGACACACTGCAGATTCATGTTATGGACTGCATTAATTGA